A genome region from Arthrobacter sp. V1I9 includes the following:
- a CDS encoding O-methyltransferase — protein sequence MSADKSTSWSYAEDLPAEDEVMLRARERSFELGVTAIGPGVGAVLTVLAASSKAQTAVEIGTGAGVSGVCLLRGLGPHAVLTTIDVDVEHLKAAREAFSEAGSPANRTRTISGRAGDVLPRLTDRAYDLVFIDADKPGLPGYVEQAIRLLKPAGLLIINDALDKDKVANPAGREATTVVLRQVGKSIRDDDRLASAMLPTGDGLLVAVKK from the coding sequence ATGAGCGCCGACAAGTCCACCAGCTGGTCCTATGCCGAAGATCTGCCCGCTGAGGATGAGGTCATGCTGCGGGCGCGGGAGCGGTCTTTCGAACTGGGCGTTACCGCCATCGGGCCGGGCGTCGGCGCTGTACTGACCGTGCTGGCAGCGTCATCCAAGGCGCAGACCGCCGTCGAGATCGGGACCGGCGCCGGCGTTTCGGGCGTCTGCCTGCTTCGCGGCCTCGGTCCGCACGCTGTCCTCACCACCATTGACGTGGACGTCGAACATCTCAAAGCCGCCCGGGAAGCCTTCTCGGAGGCAGGCAGCCCGGCCAACCGGACGCGGACCATCTCCGGCCGCGCCGGCGATGTCCTGCCGCGCCTCACGGACAGGGCGTACGACCTGGTGTTCATCGACGCTGACAAGCCGGGACTTCCCGGTTACGTGGAGCAGGCCATCCGGCTCCTGAAGCCTGCCGGGCTGCTGATCATCAACGATGCCCTGGACAAGGACAAGGTAGCGAACCCTGCCGGCCGTGAGGCCACCACTGTGGTCCTGCGCCAGGTGGGGAAGAGCATCCGCGACGACGACAGGCTGGCTTCGGCCATGCTTCCCACCGGCGACGGCCTGCTGGTAGCAGTCAAAAAATAA
- the sigE gene encoding RNA polymerase sigma factor SigE, which produces MSSSVVAPVPAANNPEAEWVRPTWEEVVTNHSAKVYRLAYRLTGNKYDAEDLTQEVFVRVFRSLENFKPGTLDGWLHRITTNLFLDQARRKTRIRFDALAEDAESRIPGREPGPEQSFELNNLDLDVQAALEELPPDFRAAVVLCDLEGLSYDEVAVALGVKLGTVRSRIHRGRTMLREKLAHRDPRPKQPRPKLSLPRIAGIL; this is translated from the coding sequence ATGTCATCATCAGTTGTGGCACCTGTCCCTGCAGCAAATAATCCCGAGGCCGAGTGGGTCCGCCCCACTTGGGAAGAAGTGGTGACCAACCACTCCGCCAAGGTATACCGTCTGGCCTACCGCCTGACCGGCAACAAGTACGACGCCGAAGACCTCACCCAGGAGGTGTTCGTCCGCGTCTTCCGCTCGCTGGAAAATTTCAAGCCCGGAACCCTGGACGGCTGGCTGCACCGCATCACCACTAACCTCTTCCTTGACCAGGCGCGGCGGAAAACCCGTATCCGGTTTGACGCCCTCGCGGAGGACGCCGAATCGAGGATCCCCGGGCGGGAACCCGGGCCTGAGCAGAGCTTCGAGCTGAACAACCTGGACCTCGACGTTCAGGCCGCGCTCGAGGAACTCCCGCCGGACTTCCGGGCCGCTGTGGTTCTTTGCGACCTTGAAGGTTTGTCCTACGACGAGGTGGCTGTTGCCCTCGGCGTCAAGCTCGGCACTGTGCGTTCCCGCATCCACCGTGGCCGCACGATGCTCCGCGAGAAGCTTGCCCACCGTGACCCGCGGCCGAAGCAGCCGAGGCCCAAACTGTCACTGCCGCGCATTGCCGGCATCCTCTGA
- a CDS encoding anti-sigma factor: MRPQFPLGRTHQRTASHIQSCPECASAVRRERQYLERLRDAPIPPASDDLTARLLARTQDLAAQPSETVPHRPAPRAAVRVLALTAGGTVAAAGVLAAGAFAVAGEPLPADAATAATLSQISAQTPADGRTLSAERLSGLRSEGWVCPELEAMGFHLESARAMVLEGRPAIELKLSDGTHYATVTERHNPAAGTPDDADAGQAGPPLQILTSSPWSATYRTQGRTFTYVSDLPAEQADDAVPILRRLSERAGEGITAEVLEEHRARDPEAVAARLQRGVNKIVALFTQ, translated from the coding sequence ATGAGGCCCCAGTTCCCGCTTGGCCGCACGCATCAGCGCACCGCAAGCCATATCCAGTCCTGCCCCGAATGTGCTTCTGCCGTGCGCCGGGAACGCCAGTATTTGGAGCGGCTGCGGGACGCGCCCATTCCGCCGGCAAGCGACGACCTGACCGCACGGCTTCTGGCCAGGACCCAGGACCTCGCAGCCCAGCCTTCAGAAACGGTCCCGCATCGCCCGGCACCCCGGGCCGCAGTCCGGGTGCTCGCCCTGACCGCCGGGGGCACTGTTGCAGCGGCCGGTGTGCTCGCTGCAGGTGCTTTCGCCGTGGCCGGTGAACCGCTCCCGGCAGATGCCGCAACAGCGGCCACCCTCTCCCAGATCTCTGCACAAACCCCGGCCGACGGCCGGACCCTAAGTGCCGAACGGTTGTCTGGCCTGCGCTCGGAGGGCTGGGTATGCCCCGAGCTAGAGGCGATGGGATTCCACCTTGAGTCGGCAAGAGCCATGGTGCTCGAGGGCCGCCCCGCCATTGAACTGAAGCTCTCCGACGGGACGCACTATGCAACCGTCACTGAACGGCACAACCCGGCCGCCGGCACACCAGATGATGCGGATGCGGGACAGGCAGGCCCGCCGTTGCAAATCCTAACGTCCTCGCCCTGGTCCGCCACCTACAGGACGCAGGGCCGCACCTTTACCTACGTTTCCGACCTCCCCGCCGAACAGGCTGATGACGCCGTGCCCATCCTGCGGCGGCTCAGCGAACGGGCGGGGGAGGGTATTACGGCCGAAGTACTGGAGGAGCACCGGGCGCGGGACCCTGAGGCGGTGGCGGCGCGCCTGCAGCGTGGCGTGAACAAGATCGTGGCCCTTTTTACCCAGTAA
- a CDS encoding Sec-independent protein translocase TatB: MFGINGPEFFLLLIIGVLVIGPQRLPEYTQKLANLVKEVRRMASGAREQIKEEVGIDIDDVDWKKYDPRQYDPRRIIKEALLDDDTKPVSAGAPAAVAAVAGAAAVAGAGTAAPKRPERVLQSLPAGEAAPFDTEAT, from the coding sequence GTGTTTGGAATCAACGGCCCGGAGTTCTTTCTTCTGCTGATCATTGGCGTCCTCGTGATCGGCCCCCAGCGGCTGCCCGAATACACGCAGAAACTGGCCAACCTGGTCAAGGAAGTCCGCCGGATGGCCTCCGGCGCGCGCGAACAGATCAAGGAAGAAGTGGGGATCGACATCGATGATGTCGACTGGAAGAAGTACGACCCCCGCCAGTACGATCCCCGGCGCATCATCAAAGAAGCCCTCCTGGACGATGACACCAAACCCGTCAGTGCGGGTGCGCCTGCTGCTGTTGCGGCCGTCGCGGGGGCTGCTGCCGTAGCGGGGGCTGGCACCGCCGCTCCAAAGCGGCCCGAGCGGGTGCTTCAGTCCCTTCCCGCGGGCGAAGCCGCCCCTTTCGACACAGAAGCCACCTAG
- a CDS encoding Mrp/NBP35 family ATP-binding protein encodes MNNTSLAGAVNAALATVIDPELRRPITELGMVESVDASDDGKVRLVVLLTISGCPLRDTITADATKALLAVPGVAAVDVELKVMTQEQRDALKELLRGAGGQRGIPFNEPNSLTKVYAVASGKGGVGKSSVTVNLACALAAQGLRVGIVDADVYGFSVPALMGISQTPTRVDDMILPPVAYGVKVISIGMFVSGNQPVAWRGPMLHRALEQFLTDVYFGDLDALFLDLPPGTGDIAISVAQLLPKAEILVVTTPQAAAADVAERAGAIATQTGQSVAGVIENMSYLEMPDGGRMELFGSGGGAVLAERLSATVGADVPLLGQIPLDIQLREGGDAGVPIVLGKAETPAAEALSNIAGRLAAKPRGLAGMKLGLQPR; translated from the coding sequence ATCAATAACACCTCGCTGGCCGGGGCGGTCAATGCCGCCCTGGCCACGGTCATAGATCCCGAACTCCGCCGTCCCATCACCGAATTGGGCATGGTGGAGTCCGTTGACGCCTCCGACGACGGCAAGGTCCGGTTGGTTGTCCTGCTCACCATCTCCGGCTGCCCGCTGCGGGACACCATCACTGCGGACGCAACAAAGGCGCTGCTGGCAGTACCGGGAGTGGCCGCCGTCGACGTCGAACTGAAGGTGATGACGCAGGAGCAGCGGGATGCCCTCAAGGAGCTGCTGCGCGGTGCCGGCGGCCAGCGCGGTATCCCCTTTAACGAGCCCAACTCCCTCACCAAGGTCTACGCGGTGGCCAGTGGCAAGGGCGGCGTGGGAAAGTCCTCCGTGACCGTCAACCTCGCCTGCGCCCTGGCCGCACAGGGGCTGCGCGTCGGCATTGTGGACGCCGACGTCTACGGTTTCTCCGTGCCGGCCCTGATGGGCATCAGCCAGACGCCCACCCGCGTGGACGACATGATCCTTCCCCCGGTCGCGTACGGCGTGAAGGTGATCTCCATCGGGATGTTCGTCAGCGGCAACCAGCCCGTGGCCTGGCGCGGGCCCATGCTGCACCGGGCCCTTGAACAGTTCCTGACGGATGTCTATTTCGGGGACCTGGACGCATTGTTCCTGGACCTGCCGCCCGGCACCGGCGATATTGCCATCTCCGTGGCGCAACTGCTGCCCAAGGCCGAGATCCTGGTGGTCACCACGCCGCAGGCTGCAGCGGCCGACGTGGCCGAGAGGGCCGGCGCCATCGCCACCCAGACGGGGCAGTCAGTGGCCGGCGTTATCGAGAACATGTCCTACCTGGAAATGCCCGACGGCGGCAGGATGGAACTGTTTGGAAGCGGCGGCGGGGCGGTCCTCGCCGAACGGCTATCAGCCACCGTGGGCGCCGACGTGCCGCTGCTGGGGCAGATCCCGCTGGACATCCAGCTGAGGGAGGGCGGCGACGCGGGGGTACCGATTGTCCTCGGCAAGGCAGAAACACCGGCAGCGGAAGCGCTCTCGAACATTGCCGGGAGGCTGGCCGCCAAGCCACGGGGCCTGGCAGGCATGAAGCTGGGGCTGCAGCCCCGCTGA
- a CDS encoding DUF1003 domain-containing protein codes for MAALADSSAPKNPNQRLPAKAAAKGSLDTPLSGRQRILPKFSPDPDAFGHATEGFARFMGTPQFLVYMTVFVVIWLAWNTWAPLAWQFDSRDLGFTLLTLMLSLQASYAAPLLLLAQNRQDDRDRVSLQQDRQRAERNLSDTEYLTRELASLRIALREVATRDYVRAELRSLLEDMLEAQEELRTHDPSGQGQHESPRDKVKEKLKEQRDRQRNPRTQQIPRVKPGHSTQDR; via the coding sequence GTGGCCGCATTGGCTGACAGCAGCGCTCCCAAAAACCCCAACCAGCGGCTGCCCGCCAAGGCAGCAGCGAAGGGCAGCCTGGACACGCCGCTCAGCGGACGCCAGCGGATCCTGCCCAAGTTTTCCCCGGATCCTGACGCCTTCGGCCACGCCACGGAAGGCTTTGCCCGCTTCATGGGTACGCCGCAGTTCCTCGTCTACATGACGGTCTTCGTCGTCATCTGGCTGGCCTGGAACACTTGGGCGCCGCTTGCCTGGCAGTTCGATTCCCGCGACCTCGGGTTCACCCTGCTTACCCTGATGCTGTCCCTGCAGGCTTCCTACGCGGCACCGTTGCTGCTGCTGGCCCAGAACCGCCAGGACGACCGCGACCGCGTCTCGCTTCAGCAGGACCGCCAGCGCGCCGAACGCAATTTGTCAGACACGGAGTACCTGACCCGGGAACTGGCGTCGCTGCGGATCGCGCTGCGCGAAGTGGCAACCCGCGACTACGTCCGTGCGGAGCTCCGCTCGCTCCTCGAGGACATGCTGGAAGCACAAGAGGAGCTCCGGACCCACGATCCTTCCGGCCAGGGGCAACACGAATCGCCCCGGGACAAGGTGAAGGAAAAACTCAAGGAACAGCGTGACCGGCAGCGGAACCCACGTACCCAGCAGATTCCCCGGGTCAAGCCCGGGCACTCCACCCAAGACCGCTAA
- a CDS encoding magnesium transporter MgtE N-terminal domain-containing protein: protein MSTTPTRVFVARLLGLDVFDPLGDRLGRLRDVVVLSRGAQGAPHVVGIVVEVPGKKRVFVPMTRITSIDQTQVICTGLVNLRRFEQRGAETLVVAEMFDRRVTLRDGSGDATIEDIAMDQHRSRDWFVSKLFVRRGHSLSPLSRLRRNETLIIDWADALQGPRTEPQAATQFVANHEDLKPADFAEALQEMSDKRRFEVASELQDERLADVLQELPEDDQVEILSALDVQRAADVLEEMDPDDAADLLGELPSAQAEELLQLMEPEGAEDVRRLLEYDEDTAGGLMTPVPVILPPEATVAEALAHVRREELSPALASSIFITRPPLETPTGRFLGVVHIQQLLRYPPFEPLGNLVDKNLEPLSDQAHISEVARTLATYNLNSLPVVNDAGRLVGAVTVDDVLDHLLPDDWRAHDGEAPIRRLGGRIG from the coding sequence GTGAGTACAACACCTACCCGCGTCTTCGTGGCGCGCCTGCTGGGCCTGGACGTCTTTGACCCGCTGGGCGACCGGCTGGGCAGGCTGCGCGATGTTGTTGTGCTCTCCCGCGGCGCCCAGGGTGCCCCGCACGTGGTGGGCATCGTGGTGGAAGTTCCGGGGAAAAAGCGGGTCTTTGTGCCGATGACCCGGATCACCTCGATCGACCAGACCCAGGTCATCTGCACGGGACTGGTCAACCTGCGCCGCTTCGAGCAGCGCGGCGCAGAAACCCTGGTGGTGGCCGAGATGTTCGACCGCCGCGTCACGCTCCGGGACGGCAGCGGCGATGCCACCATCGAAGACATCGCCATGGACCAGCACCGCTCCCGCGACTGGTTCGTCAGCAAGCTGTTTGTCCGGCGGGGCCATTCCCTCTCGCCGCTGAGCCGGCTGCGCCGTAACGAAACCCTCATCATCGACTGGGCAGACGCCCTGCAGGGCCCCCGGACCGAGCCGCAGGCCGCCACCCAGTTCGTGGCCAACCACGAAGACCTCAAGCCCGCGGATTTTGCCGAGGCGCTCCAGGAGATGAGTGACAAGCGCCGCTTCGAGGTGGCCAGCGAGCTGCAGGATGAGCGCCTGGCCGACGTCCTCCAGGAGCTGCCCGAGGATGACCAGGTGGAGATCCTCTCAGCCCTTGACGTCCAGCGAGCCGCCGACGTGCTCGAGGAAATGGACCCCGACGACGCCGCCGACCTCCTCGGCGAGCTCCCCTCCGCCCAGGCGGAGGAACTGCTTCAGCTGATGGAGCCTGAGGGTGCAGAGGACGTCCGGCGCCTGCTGGAATACGACGAGGACACCGCCGGCGGCCTGATGACCCCGGTACCCGTCATCCTGCCGCCCGAGGCCACGGTGGCCGAGGCGCTGGCCCACGTTCGCCGTGAAGAACTCTCCCCGGCGCTTGCCTCGTCCATTTTTATTACCAGGCCCCCGCTGGAAACCCCTACGGGGCGCTTCCTCGGCGTCGTCCACATCCAGCAGCTGCTCCGCTACCCGCCGTTCGAACCGCTGGGCAACCTGGTGGACAAGAACCTCGAGCCGCTGTCCGACCAGGCCCACATCAGTGAAGTGGCACGGACCCTGGCTACCTATAACCTGAACTCCCTTCCGGTGGTCAACGACGCCGGCCGGCTTGTGGGGGCGGTGACTGTTGATGACGTTCTGGATCATCTGTTGCCGGACGACTGGCGCGCCCACGATGGCGAAGCCCCAATAAGAAGGCTCGGTGGCCGCATTGGCTGA
- a CDS encoding general stress protein: protein MANIFGAPKAGGPNGVDEARAVPTGDTVGSYTSYLDAQKAVDYLADQQFPVHMVSIVGNELKMVERVTGRLSYPRVALSGALSGMWFGLFVGVLLSFFAPSPGYFSILTSVLMGAAFFILFGIVTYAMQRGKRDFTSTSQVVATSYDVVVSPEAAHEARRLLQQLPMTRSDAAAGNGPYNQRDYQNQPYQQPGQGPARPSGWNDPYGQSSNNHSSGSSVQENPAYGAPAGQQPDAGAQQQPIQSPARAVRYPDLPDGRPQYGVRLSPQPDAEGSEAAEGQQAPAPHAPARHSAGQADSGQPADQRPVDDQRPDDFRQ from the coding sequence ATGGCAAACATTTTTGGTGCTCCCAAGGCTGGCGGGCCCAACGGCGTGGACGAAGCCCGCGCGGTTCCCACCGGCGACACCGTCGGCTCCTACACTTCCTACCTGGACGCGCAGAAGGCCGTGGACTACCTCGCGGACCAGCAGTTTCCGGTCCACATGGTGTCCATCGTGGGCAACGAACTGAAGATGGTGGAGCGGGTCACTGGGCGCCTGAGCTACCCGCGCGTGGCCCTCTCCGGTGCGCTGAGCGGCATGTGGTTCGGTCTCTTTGTGGGTGTGCTGCTCTCCTTCTTCGCGCCGTCACCGGGGTATTTCTCTATCCTGACGTCCGTGCTGATGGGTGCGGCGTTCTTTATCCTCTTCGGCATCGTCACCTATGCCATGCAGCGCGGGAAGCGTGACTTCACCTCCACCAGCCAGGTGGTGGCCACCAGCTACGATGTCGTCGTCTCGCCGGAGGCTGCGCACGAGGCGCGCCGGCTCCTGCAGCAGCTGCCGATGACCCGCTCAGACGCAGCGGCGGGCAACGGTCCCTACAACCAGCGCGACTACCAGAACCAGCCCTACCAGCAGCCGGGCCAGGGCCCTGCCCGCCCGTCCGGCTGGAACGACCCGTACGGCCAGTCTTCAAACAACCATTCTTCAGGCTCTTCAGTTCAGGAGAACCCCGCCTACGGGGCACCCGCAGGGCAGCAGCCCGACGCCGGCGCCCAGCAGCAGCCCATTCAGTCACCGGCGCGGGCCGTGCGGTACCCGGACCTCCCGGATGGCCGGCCCCAGTACGGGGTCCGGCTTTCCCCGCAGCCTGATGCCGAAGGCAGTGAGGCAGCAGAAGGCCAGCAGGCTCCGGCGCCGCACGCTCCGGCGCGGCACTCGGCGGGACAGGCTGACAGCGGGCAGCCGGCAGACCAGCGGCCCGTGGACGATCAGCGGCCGGACGATTTCCGGCAGTAA
- a CDS encoding aminopeptidase P family protein translates to MNDADNTQNSASQPLEERVNNRSQRPSSDAFKAFMASNWAPSSQELPARDAVASHAATRRKAISDQFKGERLVIPAGPLKVRSNDCDYRFRPHSGFAHLTGLGLDHEPDAVLVLEPVEEGKGDDGGNHRATLYFRPLAGRDTEQFYADSRSGEFWIGARPTLAEFEARLGLATAHIDQLETAITKNVGAPEIGGISIRLVRKVDENIDALVDTARYNTAKDPDNLDLAVLDALDEKLSEALSELRLLKDEWEIEQMKLAVAATVEGFEEVVKALPRALTHVRGERVVEGAFFARAREVGNELGYDTIAASGNNATVLHWTRNTGKINAGELLLLDAGVEADSLYTADITRTLPATGIFSDVQRKVYEAVLDAADAGFAAAQPGTRFRDIHTAATTVLAERLEEWGLLPVSVEEAISPEGQQHRRWMPHGTSHHLGLDVHDCAQAKRELYLDGILTEGMVFTIEPGLYFKEEDLAIPAEYRGIGVRIEDDILMTAEGPVNLSAALPRKADDVENWMAGIYREADDAH, encoded by the coding sequence GTGAACGATGCCGATAACACCCAAAATTCTGCTTCCCAGCCCTTGGAAGAGCGGGTCAACAACCGCTCCCAGCGGCCCAGTTCCGACGCCTTTAAAGCCTTTATGGCCAGCAACTGGGCGCCCTCCAGCCAGGAACTCCCGGCGCGCGACGCCGTTGCCAGCCACGCCGCAACCCGGCGCAAGGCCATCTCGGACCAGTTCAAAGGCGAACGCCTGGTCATCCCGGCCGGACCGCTGAAGGTCCGTTCCAACGACTGCGACTACCGCTTCCGCCCGCACTCGGGCTTCGCGCACCTCACCGGGCTTGGCCTTGACCACGAACCGGACGCTGTCCTGGTCCTGGAGCCCGTTGAAGAAGGAAAGGGCGACGACGGCGGCAACCACCGCGCCACGCTGTACTTCCGGCCGCTCGCCGGCCGGGATACCGAGCAGTTTTACGCCGACTCACGCTCCGGTGAGTTCTGGATCGGCGCCCGCCCTACTCTTGCCGAGTTCGAGGCCCGCCTGGGCCTGGCTACCGCACACATCGACCAGCTCGAAACAGCCATCACCAAGAACGTGGGTGCCCCTGAAATCGGCGGCATCTCCATCCGCCTGGTCCGCAAGGTGGACGAAAACATCGACGCCCTCGTGGACACCGCCCGCTACAACACCGCGAAGGACCCCGACAACCTGGACCTCGCCGTCCTCGACGCCCTGGACGAAAAGCTCAGCGAAGCCCTCTCCGAACTGCGGCTGCTCAAGGACGAGTGGGAGATCGAGCAGATGAAGCTCGCAGTCGCCGCCACCGTCGAAGGGTTCGAAGAAGTTGTCAAGGCCCTGCCCCGGGCACTGACCCATGTCCGCGGCGAACGCGTCGTGGAGGGTGCCTTCTTTGCCCGCGCCCGCGAGGTGGGCAACGAGCTGGGCTACGACACCATCGCGGCATCGGGCAACAACGCCACCGTCCTGCACTGGACCCGCAACACCGGGAAGATCAACGCGGGCGAGCTCCTGTTGCTGGACGCGGGCGTGGAAGCGGACTCGCTGTACACCGCCGATATCACGCGGACCCTGCCGGCAACCGGTATCTTCTCCGACGTCCAGCGCAAGGTGTATGAGGCTGTCCTGGACGCCGCAGACGCAGGCTTTGCCGCAGCCCAGCCCGGCACGCGGTTCCGCGACATCCACACCGCCGCGACTACCGTCCTCGCCGAGCGCCTCGAGGAGTGGGGCCTCCTGCCGGTCAGCGTCGAAGAAGCGATCAGCCCGGAGGGCCAGCAGCACCGCCGCTGGATGCCGCACGGAACCAGCCACCACCTGGGGCTCGACGTCCATGACTGCGCCCAGGCCAAGCGCGAGCTGTACCTGGACGGCATCCTCACCGAAGGCATGGTGTTCACCATCGAACCCGGCCTGTACTTCAAGGAGGAGGACCTGGCCATCCCCGCTGAATACCGAGGCATCGGGGTGCGCATCGAGGATGACATTCTGATGACGGCTGAGGGTCCGGTGAACCTCAGTGCCGCCCTGCCGCGCAAGGCGGATGACGTGGAGAACTGGATGGCCGGCATCTACCGCGAAGCCGACGACGCACACTAG
- a CDS encoding PHP domain-containing protein, producing MRIDLHAHSNVSDGTEKPADVMASAARAGLDVVALTDHDSTTGWVEASAAAVEHGVALVPGMEVSCRTEQGISVHLLSYLHDPGHAGLLEEITKAKDARQTRAERMVTLLAEDYPLTWDDVIHHVAPGATLGRPHIADALVAAGVVEDRSEAFASILTSRSRYFIQHYAPDPATAVELVRAAGGVPVFAHPVASSRGRIVGERVYQEMIDAGLAGLEIDHRDNTEEGRGFLRRLAARHDLLITGSSDYHGTGKPNLLGENLTDPEVLARIEDMATGTVVVRP from the coding sequence GTGAGGATTGACCTGCATGCCCACTCCAATGTCTCCGACGGCACGGAAAAGCCCGCCGACGTGATGGCGTCGGCAGCCCGTGCCGGGCTGGACGTGGTGGCGCTGACCGACCACGATTCCACCACGGGATGGGTGGAAGCCTCGGCTGCTGCGGTGGAGCACGGCGTTGCGCTGGTGCCCGGCATGGAGGTTTCGTGCCGGACGGAGCAGGGAATCAGTGTCCACCTGTTGAGCTACCTGCATGACCCCGGGCATGCCGGGCTGCTCGAGGAGATCACCAAGGCCAAGGATGCCCGGCAGACCCGCGCCGAGCGGATGGTCACCCTGCTCGCGGAGGACTATCCGCTCACCTGGGACGACGTCATCCATCATGTGGCGCCGGGTGCCACCCTTGGCCGGCCGCATATTGCCGACGCGCTCGTGGCCGCGGGCGTGGTGGAGGACCGGTCCGAGGCATTTGCATCCATCCTCACCTCCCGGTCCCGCTACTTCATCCAGCACTACGCGCCGGACCCGGCCACCGCCGTCGAACTGGTCCGCGCCGCAGGAGGCGTCCCCGTATTTGCCCATCCGGTGGCTTCGTCCCGGGGCCGCATTGTGGGGGAGCGGGTTTACCAGGAGATGATCGACGCCGGGCTGGCCGGGTTGGAGATCGACCACCGTGACAACACGGAGGAAGGCCGCGGGTTCCTCCGCCGGCTGGCCGCCAGGCATGACCTGCTGATCACCGGATCGTCCGACTACCACGGGACCGGCAAGCCCAACCTGCTCGGGGAGAACCTGACGGACCCAGAGGTCCTGGCCCGGATCGAGGACATGGCGACCGGGACCGTCGTCGTCCGCCCCTAA
- a CDS encoding site-specific DNA-methyltransferase produces the protein MTDTVWAPDGSSLVVHADNAEFLPSLPDGAFTLIYVDPPFNTGRPQQRQQTTMVANAGGTGDRVGFKGRSYDTIKGALHRYDDAFSDYWSFLEPRLVEAWRLLAEDGTLYLHLDYREVHYAKVMLDAIFGRECFLNEIIWAYDYGARAKNRWPTKHDNILVYVKNPAKYHFNSAEVDREPYMAPGLVTPAKRELGKLPTDVWWHTIVSPTGKEKTGYPTQKPEGLVRRVVAASSRPGDWCLDFFAGSGTLGAVSAKLGRKFVCVDQNQPAIDIMAKRLGAHAEFTSFPPS, from the coding sequence ATGACTGACACCGTCTGGGCGCCGGACGGCAGCAGCCTGGTGGTTCACGCAGACAATGCGGAGTTCCTCCCGTCGCTGCCGGACGGCGCCTTCACACTGATATACGTGGATCCGCCGTTCAACACCGGCCGGCCCCAGCAGCGCCAGCAAACCACCATGGTGGCCAACGCCGGCGGCACCGGCGACCGTGTGGGTTTCAAGGGACGCTCCTACGACACCATCAAGGGCGCGCTGCACCGCTACGACGACGCCTTCAGCGACTACTGGTCCTTCCTGGAACCACGGCTCGTGGAGGCCTGGCGCCTGCTGGCCGAGGACGGCACGCTGTACCTGCACCTCGACTACCGCGAGGTCCACTATGCCAAGGTGATGCTGGACGCCATCTTCGGGCGGGAATGCTTCCTGAACGAGATCATCTGGGCCTACGACTACGGTGCCCGCGCGAAGAACCGCTGGCCCACGAAGCACGACAACATCCTCGTGTACGTGAAGAACCCGGCGAAGTACCACTTCAACAGCGCCGAGGTGGACAGGGAGCCCTACATGGCGCCGGGGCTTGTCACCCCCGCCAAGCGCGAACTGGGAAAGCTGCCCACCGACGTCTGGTGGCACACCATCGTCTCCCCCACCGGCAAGGAAAAAACCGGCTACCCCACCCAGAAGCCGGAAGGCCTGGTCCGTCGGGTGGTGGCAGCGTCAAGCCGGCCCGGCGACTGGTGCCTCGACTTCTTCGCCGGTTCCGGCACGCTGGGTGCTGTCTCGGCGAAGCTGGGCCGGAAGTTCGTGTGCGTGGACCAGAACCAGCCGGCTATCGACATCATGGCCAAGCGCCTGGGTGCGCACGCCGAGTTCACCTCTTTCCCGCCCAGCTAG